Within Cydia fagiglandana chromosome 10, ilCydFagi1.1, whole genome shotgun sequence, the genomic segment CTGGATCCTCGCGGCTAGGCGAGCGATACGACACCAGCTTTCGAAATGCATCCGTTGCTATCGTCTTCATCCGCAGCCTCTGCAACCGTTCATGAGCGACCTTCCTGCCTTTCGAGTCAATCAGGCTAAACCGTTTTCTGAGGTCGGCGTTGATTTCGGTGGTCCATTTCGCATCAAACTCGGATCCCATCGCGGTGCGAAAATCGATAAGGCTTACTTATGCCTGTTTGTGTGCCTAAGCACAAAGGCCGTCCACTTGGAGGTAGTGTCAACGCTATCAACCGATGGCTTCATCGCAGCCTTACGTCGTTTCGTTTCCCGTCGTGGCCGTTGTAACGTCATACACTCGGATTGTGGTACAAATTTTGTCGGCGCGAGCTCACAACTAGCAGAATGTATGGAACGAGCCTCGCACGCAGAACATATCACTTTCAAACGCAACCCCCCGTCCGCTCCACACTTTGGAGGGATATGGGAGATCCAGATTAAGGCCGCCAAGACACATTTATATCGCATCGTTGGCAACCAGGTCTTAACTTTCGAACAATTATCGACATGTTTCACCCAAATAGAATCGATTATGAACTCGAGGCCTTTGTGTCCATTAAGTTCTGACCCTAACGACCTGAACGTCCTCACACCCGGTCACTTTCTGACATTAGAACCCCTGACAGCAGTCCCAGACTCTGACTATACGGACGTTAAACTTAATCGACTAAACCGGTGGCAACTCATCCAAGCGTTCCAACAGCAGTTCTGGAAACGCTGGCAAAATGAGTACCTACACGCATTAACTCTGCGGGCAAGATGGACCAAAGACTCTACACCGTTAACCGTAAACTCAATCGTACTTATCAAAGATGAGAACCGACCTCCTCTTCATTGGCCGTTAGGACGAGTTGTCTCTCTCCATAACGGACCTGACGGAGTAGTTCGGGTGGCTACCGTGCGAACCGCGAAGGATAATTTAGTTAAAAGGCCCCTGGTCAAACTATGTCCCCTTCCATCCGAATAATCGCTCCCATTATCAGCGTTCCTTAGTTTTAAGATTAGTTTCGTAAATCGTAGTTTACTAATAATTAAGTAACATTTTCTTTTTCATTCGGGAAAATCCCATTGGTATTTTGGTGGGCGGAATGTTCCGTTcttaacgtttagtttttaagtaatcaATCAAATTTCCGCGCGCTTCTACCGTTTATCGATGCAAAGCCAATACGCACTTCATaacgatacaatattgacattttagCCAATAGGATCGTCCGAAACTCTCGGGCGGCACGCTTAGGACGAGCCTCAGCAGCGCCTCTGTTGGCGAAAACGAGAACTACCGAGACGCCGGGCCATGCGGATCGACCGCTATCGATTTAAAatcatattatatgtattaagcctCCAAAACTAAGTGTTTTAGTGTTATATCGTGCGTGACAAAAGACCTAAGACTGTTTAACGTACCGCCGGCCGGTGTGTGATAGAAGAAAAGGTGctgaacgtaaaaaaaaaaaaagaagaaccAGTCGTATCCAGAGGATTCCGCCATTGCTGCAGTATCAGGCCAGTCCAGTGCGTGATATCTTTTGGTTATTTTATCGTGTTGTACCGTTTATTACCGGCGAGTATAGATATTTATGCTCGATCCTGAATGTTGTGAATTGACATTGCATCTCTTTCCAAAACCGCGTCATTTTGCAACAAAAGTGATCATGGGTAgactgcaaaaaaaaaatacgtagtTAATTACCCGTAATTATTAGTCtttaagttaattgattccattgtgttacgacAGTTAAGCAGTTTCTATTTAATTTACATACATGAAAGTGTATTAGCGAACGCTATCAACGCTTTAAtacaatatcaatgaaatacaatataaaattaacATGGTATATTTTCGTATCGTAACCTCAATGGAATCAATTCACTTAAGACTCATTAATTACAGCTAGATCCATAACTGCGCTTAGGTACGTATTTTTTGTTGTAATTCAccgtatatgtatgtatttatataagaCACAACAAATGcgtaaaatagtaaatattcTATACTTAACTAGGTGTTAGCAAAGTTGCTTAGCAACTTGATGTAGGCACAACTATAGTATATTTTGTCATACATGCTAATAATTGCCAAATAGTTATCGCAAAGTAATTACACATACCAATAACAAACTGGGGCAATATTATATAAGAAAATTATATAGATTCGTAATAAAAAATTCATATCATTCTACACTATTACAGCTCTGGTTCTACCACTTAATTCAGGCGGTAGATAAAGCAATTGCGCGGTAGTTTTATACTAGAAGTTCACTTAGTTTTGGAACTAAATCTCATTTAAGGATCCAAGTTTTACTCACTTAACAAAAACCAATCAGGCACACGTTACAAATACAGGCAAGCCTTCAACCAGTTGTCCAGTCCAGTTAGCAATATTAACTTCTTATTACCAACTGCCTCAGTAAGGTGGTAGACTTATAGTATATTATGAAAGTGCTTACCTTAACTGTGATCTTAAATTGCCTggaggtaagtacctacttatacgtTTTCTGTCACAAGAGACGAAACTTCATTTGTATAAATCTAAAACGATGTATATGGAAAAGGTTTATTGTAACACTAAAATAAAAACTCAGTAACCACGAAATAATATTGTTAATTATCCTTATTCTAATCAATGatcacttatacaaaatgattatcgagttatttaataataaatttaatcctACATTCAAATTGAAACTGTTTACATTTTTATCTAGTAGGCACAGAAAGGACGAGACATCACTGACAAATGTCTATGTAAAATCttgaaaatatttaagtagCCTATTAATACTGTGATCGAACTCTacttttctattataattttagaatcgGGACCATATACGAGGATGTGACGACCGACGTTCTGGGCCAAATCGGGGCATGGCAGTGGGTGGTGACCATCGTGTCCACTGCCCTCATGGCTTCTAACATGTTCAACCAGTATGAAGACATGTTTTTTCTGAAGCAGTCGACCAACATAATCTGCACGCCACCTCACGGCGCTTATGCGACTAACGACTCCAGCCAGTGTCATGTAATTTCTAAAAATAGTAGTGAAGAAATTCGCTGCCAGTTCTGGCATGTAAAAGTATTGGGATTATTTTGGCTGAAGAAAAACGTAAGTGATTATCAATTGTTATACTTATATACAGTTTAGAAGATACCTAGCTTCCCAATTTTCAGATTTTTAACAAAAGGGGTTGCATTTTAAGAGTCTATGGTAGATGTATGCACTCTATATTGTATGTTCTTATTCAGTGGATAATGGCTTGCGATCAAGACTGGAAGTTCCTATCAGCAGCGATGATATGTCGTTTGGGAGTAATGTTTGGATATATTGTCTTCGGTCTTATTTCAGACAGGTAAAtctgataaaataaatacttttgaaaCGGGTAGTTTTTCGAATGGTTATGTTACTTATGTTAGAAAGAAATAATTTGACTTACCTTAGGTACATACTAAGTACAGTTAACTAACGATAATTTCTTGATTGTTCTTTTCAGCTTAGGGCGAAAAAAGGCAATGATATTAGATGTATACACTAACTTAGTATTGAGAATATCAATCATGGTTTGCGACTCTGAAAGTTGGTTCAGATTGTTAATTTTCATAAGATCTCTACTCGGCAGTGCTAATAATTTCATGGGACtaattttaagtaagtaaatattcattataatttgacgataacgaaaacatttaaaataggcatagaaaaaaaaatgacgaagcctgttgcggatatcatcattggtttgttttggacgaagcatgttgcggatttgcatttgtagccacctgacgaagcctgcgttgtggaTATCCTAATTAAAAATCTGGTGTAAGTAGTTgtaacataaaaatgtatattatgtataataaaatgtattaatttcaaactaacgtataGAAAATTAATATGAAAAAGAGAAATCTCTTAAGTTGGGCTCCACAATGTCTATCAAACTACAGCCAATCTAAGTAGGATTTCCTGTACCTAATAATAAGGCCCATTAAGTAGTACCATTCCACACGGATCTTAAATTAAGAATCTGAATGTATATAGGATCataaatgtatattattatgctcTCTATTTTTTGCTAAAACGGTTGCCGAATCAAAGAATGGGATTGTCATGCTAACTACATTGTTTTCACATACCGAACGACCCAATTAGATTGCACCATTTTGGTGGCCATTTAGAGCCCACAGGCATCTGGATTCTCGATTAAAAGATCCGCGATGGCATTTGGTATAAATTATGGAAAATCTTTTTTCGGTAGTTTGCGAGATCGCAAGTAACAGATGGCGTTCGTGGTTGAGTATGATAGTGGCATCGCCGCGGCTGCTCGCGGCCGTGTGCATGGTCCCGTTGGCACGAGCCATCGGCAACTCCGAGTCTTTCACCTTCATCGCCTGCTTCTATGATCTACTACTAATCGCGATTTTGAGGTAGGTGAGGTATATGTATACGGTCGGTACCCCAACTTAAGTACCCAGGTTGCCATGCTAATATGTAgtatagaaaagtggatacttACCAACTTATTTTAGGGGACAACGACGAGGGGTCGTAAGACATAAACGGGCCAATGTGCATTATGGTCTCAAAACTCTCAATGGCCATCTAGAACTCTGAATCtacatatttacctacattCTAAACTTGCTTTGGTAACGAGGTCCTAATTGAaattttaggtatatttatatCATACAATTTTAATATCCCTCTTTTCTTATAAAGCTTACTATTCAATCAATTTTAGATGGACTCCAGAATCTCCGCAGTGGCTactatttaataacaaaattagAAAAGCCGAGAAAACTATCTACAAAGCTGCGAAACAAAACCACGTTACACTTTGCAGTGACTTCAAAATAAGGCCCGTCAATCAAAGAGTACGTCTGTAAGTCTATTTGGCACAATAATTTCtgcataaatattaattattaggtGTTTCAATTTaaacaatacaatatttttaaaatttgcagGCTTATTTTTGTCTAGACGAGGATGAAACTTGTATCCCCATACTAAGCACGCATAACACCAGAGTTTTAACCTTCGTGTCCTTAATATTTTGGACTCTGAACTGTTTCTCGTGGAGTATTATTTACTCAACCATGTATAGTAGAGTACAGACCAAGTATTATTTgcttaaaatattatgtttggtTGGGATAATCGGGTGCCTGACGGTATTTTTATCGTTGAAGTGCAAGTTGCGACATTTGCTCATGACGCATATATTCTTGGCAGGCGTGAGCGCCGTGGCCGCTCTTATTTCTAAGGAAGTCAGTGTAAGTTTATAGTTATACGATTATTTTAATTACCTTTCACTAGAACCGCGGTACGAGTACGACTCGACTTTGTCAGCTGACAGTTGGTGACATTTCAAATATCGACTAGAAAGGCCGTGAAATTACGAATTTCTCCATAGTTCCATAATAttaccagtggcctattttataaagctacaagttacaatttacaagcggaagtctcgttctaacacatagggttagaaagagacttccgcttgtaaattgtaacttgtagctttataaaataggccactgatgGTCATTCATTGCAGAAGTTACGTACCATTAAAATCGAATAGGTACATACCCTAATCGAATAGGTTAAGGTTGACTgttagagaatgccttatggcattaagtccgccttttgtactataatatttttcttttatgcaataaagattaaataaataaataaataataccggTTAATTGTACACACTATATCATTTTACTTTAGATTTCGCTTGCTTGACTGTGGATCAGACAacagataaaataataaatttcggCCTAATTTTTTCTTCGAATGTAGGCCCTATACAATAACATGACTGGAGCCACGGCGGTTAATGAAAATTAGTAAAATTCTAGTTATTTATGTGTAATATATTCGTGGAGAGGACCTATGCCTCGAAGGACACAAAATATAAGCTCAAAGAGCCTCACTCACCGCAACCATGGACAAAAATATAACTAAGCCAAGTGCTTAGAATTTTGCTAATTTATACAACCCATTGCCAATTCAAACGATccttaaaatttattttcagGACCCCATATGCAGCATATTATATTCATTCGCCCTGGCCACCAGCCTAAACGGGCATGCCATGACCCTGACCATCACACCCCGTCTCTTCGCCATAAAGATCCGCGCGACCTTGCTCGGCTGCTGCCACGCCGCCGGGCAGCTTGGCGCCATCATTGGCTATCTTATCACGATCCTCAAGCTGGTAGACGAGGTGTCTCTGGCGCTGCTAGAGGCAGCTGCTACCGTGTCTATGCTGGTCCTGTGCTTGGTGTTGCCTGATGTTGACCGCAGAGAGATGCCAGATGTGCTTGAGGACATGGATTATTTTTCTGAGTATGAACATTattcatcatattttttttggctttggacagagtagcatggcggtctttgctgtcggaggccaagatccacttagggtcgttgcgccacagtaGGTAGtagaagtagtagtagtatgtatattttttttagctcCTAGATGACATTAATGAGCAGAATACCTATCTAAGAAGATTAAGGCGTCGATTATTTTTCAGAGatattagttgttataaattgcCTATCATTACAGAGCAGGAAATATTGTCTAACAAGGTGATCATCAGTATCATGACAGTTAGTCATTATTGGTGCCTAACTACCTGCGTATAATCAGTACCTAGCAACTAATAAGAAATCAATTGCATGTTATGCTTGTCAGATCGAATGGCAGAATGTTATTATGCACgcattcttttttttaatcatttatttacacacAAGAATAAATAcggtggtactactaaacgataTGAAACTACTACTAACTAACTATTACTAACTATTACTaacctaaatctaaaataggcacTCTTTTTAAATTGGTGTGTAATATGACTGTGCAATTTTTAGTGTGTAGGTACGCATTAAGAGGAAGAGTAATCGCAACGTCATTGACGCGACGACTGTTGGTTCACTCGAAACgttcttcaatttttttttttttcaatatatgtatgtaacttTGTCGCTCTTGCGTTAGTGACACTAGAGCTACTTAGCTTAAAACTTACAACTTCATTATAACTATCTCGCTTCTTCATCAGATTATCGAAGCCCCTGCGCTGGGCGACGCAGAAGACGCACTCGCCGTCCCGTGAAGAGATCGAGCTCAGGAACTTGTCGTTCGGcagcgcccgcgcccgcgcggtGTCAAGCACACCATCGGAGCACGCACCGGCGCGGCCCATCGGCTGCGTGACGCTTTGGCGTGCGGTCTACCGCTTGTTTTGTAGAAATAAACAATAGAGAAAGGTTTCACGATGTTTTTTCTGAGTcgtaatttaggtacctatgtatttatacCTACAAATGTAACCTCTGCGATCAATGTCAAAACGATAAGTATATTTATCAATTAAATCTCGAATTGTACATAATACATGATGTGAGCAGGTGAATAATGTAtacaagtacttacatacagACAAACGGTATACTTGAAAGAGTAAGACGTCTGTATCGAACTAACGAACATTTTATTACAGCATTATTATTTTGTTGTCTTATATTGTATCCGTGTTAACTCAGTTGTTTAAATAACGtttaccataaagcaaatagtGACACTGTATATCGGAATTTTGGATATTATggagtattttttaataaaaatacataatatccaACAGAGGTACAAACGTGCGGTAAAAATAAAACAGGAAAAATCAGGATGAAGTACTTATTGAAAACTATGaatattgaaattatattatgtattttagtCGTGCCTTGAGTGAAAACTTTTTTAGTTATTATAGTGAATATccgggagaccgagctttgctcggaaaacagataaaaactcaaattgcgcgttttcccagagataaaacctagctagatcgatttatcgcccccgaaacccCCATAGCAAATTTCAGCGAAATCGTCATAAATTAAGGCAAACGTAAAAAGTTTATGTTAAGTACTTAAGTTATAGTTGTTTGACAATCGCTGGGTGGCTATGGACTAACCTGAAAATAATGTTTcgtgatataggtacctacttaactaaTTTTCATGACCATAAGTCACACACCCGTAACAATACAATGTAATGTATGTAATAAGTacgaataggtatttaattttcaaCAATCAAACCAGTACCTACACTGGTGTCAAAGTTATTTGACCCACCTTATCTGTACTTACACATGTATGTGTAGATAATATGACACGAGTTTATATACGTACCTACAGGTCATGCAGTCACTCTCCATTAGGTACTCTCTACATATCAGTTTCAATGTAAGTACTACTAGTGTGACTACTACATATATTTTAGTTATAGTACATTGTATTCACATTTATGTAACATGAGTACCTGCCTACTACAAAAGAGAATATAGTATAGAGGGTTATTGTCTTAcaaaattttgtagtcacagtaattttactgccatctatcgacacacgattagaACTACTACTTGTATATCAATACTAAAACTAAAGCTAAGAGTAGGTAAAGTCGTACTAAAGTACAAGTATCTACAtaggtattaaataataaagtcCAAAAGGTCTAATTACTTATTAAATACCATAACTACGTCCTCTTTTGCGATGAGATCTCTTACTTTTTAAAGATTCATCGTAGGCAATATTGTTGActtttttaacaaaaataagTAGGGACCAATCACTATAATTTAATGCGCCAAACATTGGGTAGTTTACGCTATATGCCCTTTTGTTTCAATCTCTTGAATATAAGTCAATATGTAACTTAGCACGTGTGAAATAGAGCACTTAGTTCCCTATCTTTCCGCAATGCTTGTGACTTCCGCCATGGGTTAGGGAAGAATTGAAAATAGCACAGTTAACAAACGGTAGATTAGCCGACCTACTTAAGTAAACAACTGTTTCTTCGACCGTAGGTGTATCTGTCCTCTTTTTCTAACTGTCCGCTGCCTGTCTATTGTTATTAGCTTTCGCGAATTTATGGAGCCCGTTCTAAATTGAATATCTCCGCGTAGGAGACGCGTAGGTATCGACTATCGTAGCTGAAGTGTTCATGCGACCAGCTGACGTTTTTTCCACCACGATGCAACCGGCAgacgatttttttaattcacaatagcatctaaactatcatctgacaaagtatcaaacgggaggcgatgactaaattatttttctttcgtaTTTCGGTGGCTACCATTCCTCAATccaccaacggagcggcagctgacgtccacgagggttcatcatacatagccgTTAACCACTATACGAGTTATCGCCCGGGAGGCGATTGGTCATGGAAATCTGTTCGTGGCTCGCGGTCTATAACCTGTGTAGATATCTACTGAAAATAGTACCTAGTTAAAATATTAGGTTTATTGGAGTAAAGAATATACGTATTATCGAATGGGGTAGGTATTTGAAACCCTCGACTAGGAATCTATTTATTTAGTAATAAAGATCAAATCTTAACGCAAATTTAGTACTTGACTGTCTCGATTGGCGATATTAAAGTGGAAGATAGCTATCATACTGGAGTCATCCTGGCGCCGTCTGCAAGATACCTTAGATAGCtatatatatgtaatgtaatgaATGACCCAGAAGTAAAAGACCGCATTAGAAATTAATTTAGGTACTATAGAATTTGAGAAATATCGTACTGGTTGAATAAAACTAAAGTATAAAAAAAGGACGCTTTACTAGCACgaggaatttcgtacattgacccgcaaTCTGCATGCACCTATTTCTATCGCACAAGagataattatattgctgtcccgcccatTGTGAtgagtttaaatatttttatttacttaattttaaGATTTCGAAGGTTTACTTCTACGAAACCACTAAGCCtgaaattttggaaaaaatgcATAAAATAGTTCAATATTCATTGATTACAGGAATGAAAAGGGACAAGCGTGAGTCAATCTTAAGTGAAAAAAATGGATCCGTTACAACTAAACGTCTACCTAAAGGTGCTGTTATTAAATATTACGTAAAATATCTTGCATatcgaaaaataataattactggCACAAGTCAAACATgggatataattataacattatatagtagtgtaccctataatgggcgcggaaccagtaatgggacaaaaaaccacaaatcctctaaaataagtgtctaaaagtagtttataaacactgcctgtatattatcataaataagagtcctagagctgtttcagtttgaatttttattaaatttggttgttttttaagaaattggcgccaacccaaaagttgtcgtgtcactgaaaaaacataccactacgaattcttaacaacttcgctaagagaggtgagttagtttataaaattttaattaattaatacttgatgaaaactagaatgtgttttgttacttgcatttaccatgagataaggtatacaacatactatgttgtgactccacagatgtaaaaaaatagt encodes:
- the LOC134668210 gene encoding solute carrier family 22 member 13-like isoform X1, producing MASNMFNQYEDMFFLKQSTNIICTPPHGAYATNDSSQCHVISKNSSEEIRCQFWHVKVLGLFWLKKNWIMACDQDWKFLSAAMICRLGVMFGYIVFGLISDSLGRKKAMILDVYTNLVLRISIMVCDSESWFRLLIFIRSLLGSANNFMGLILICEIASNRWRSWLSMIVASPRLLAAVCMVPLARAIGNSESFTFIACFYDLLLIAILRWTPESPQWLLFNNKIRKAEKTIYKAAKQNHVTLCSDFKIRPVNQRAYFCLDEDETCIPILSTHNTRVLTFVSLIFWTLNCFSWSIIYSTMYSRVQTKYYLLKILCLVGIIGCLTVFLSLKCKLRHLLMTHIFLAGVSAVAALISKEVSDPICSILYSFALATSLNGHAMTLTITPRLFAIKIRATLLGCCHAAGQLGAIIGYLITILKLVDEVSLALLEAAATVSMLVLCLVLPDVDRREMPDVLEDMDYFSELSKPLRWATQKTHSPSREEIELRNLSFGSARARAVSSTPSEHAPARPIGCVTLWRAVYRLFCRNKQ
- the LOC134668210 gene encoding solute carrier family 22 member 4-like isoform X2, yielding MASNMFNQYEDMFFLKQSTNIICTPPHGAYATNDSSQCHVISKNSSEEIRCQFWHVKVLGLFWLKKNWIMACDQDWKFLSAAMICRLGVMFGYIVFGLISDSLGRKKAMILDVYTNLVLRISIMVCDSESWFRLLIFIRSLLGSANNFMGLILICEIASNRWRSWLSMIVASPRLLAAVCMVPLARAIGNSESFTFIACFYDLLLIAILRWTPESPQWLLFNNKIRKAEKTIYKAAKQNHVTLCSDFKIRPVNQRAYFCLDEDETCIPILSTHNTRVLTFVSLIFWTLNCFSWSIIYSTMYSRVQTKYYLLKILCLVGIIGCLTVFLSLKCKLRHLLMTHIFLAGVSAVAALISKEDPICSILYSFALATSLNGHAMTLTITPRLFAIKIRATLLGCCHAAGQLGAIIGYLITILKLVDEVSLALLEAAATVSMLVLCLVLPDVDRREMPDVLEDMDYFSELSKPLRWATQKTHSPSREEIELRNLSFGSARARAVSSTPSEHAPARPIGCVTLWRAVYRLFCRNKQ